CACGCCGAGCGCCGCCAGTTCCTTGTGCGCGTACTCCTTGGTGCCGGAGGTGACCACGGCCATCGGTACGCCCGCGGCGCGCAGCCGGGTGAGCAGGTCGACGGCGCCCGGAACGGGTCTGGCGTGCGGCATGTCGGGGCGGGCGGAGTAGGCCAGCGCCTCGGTGTAGAGCCCCTTCGCCGTGCGCCCGGGGAAGGCGGCCAGGTGCGCGCCGATGGCCTCCTTGCCCGGCCGCCCGGCGAAGGCGTCAAGCGTGTGCGGCTCGACCGGTACCCCGTGCGCCGCGAACAGCATGGCCCAGGCGGCGCGGCTCCTCGGCTCGGTGTCCACCAGGGTGCCGTCCAGATCGAACAGCGCGACCTTGTCCACCGCCGTTGTGTCCGTCGTGTCCGTCATCGTCGTCACGTCATCTCTCCCAGTGTTCCCGTACGTACATGGCCCTCTTCGGCGGTCGTGCCCGTCGCGCGCAGCGCTGCCACGGCGGCGCACAGCGCGAGCGCCGCGAAGCCCGCCACCACCCACTGGAGCGCGTGCGCCGCCGCGGCGGCTCCGCCGGACGCCAGCGCGAGGTACCAACTGCCCAGCGCCGCCACCCCCAGCGCCCCGCTGATCTGCCCGTTGGTGCTGATCACCCCGGACAGATCGGCGGCGTAACGGCCCGGGACCGCGGAGGTCATGTGTGCGATCAGCGCGTTGTTGCCGAGCCCGAGGCCCAGCCCGCCCGGCGCCAGCAGCAGGAAGAGCAGCGGCCCCGAACGCTGCCCGGCCAGGAGGTACGCCCACACCCCGGCGTAACCGGCAGCCAGCAGCAGACAGCCGACGACCGGCACCATCCGCCGCAGACGCTCCGGCACGCGAGGCAGCACGGGCCCTGCGAGCCCGAACGCGGCCACCCAGGTCAGCATCGCCATGCCGGAGTACTCGGGGCTCTTGCCCAGGCCCTGCTGGAGGTAGAGCGCCAGTACGAACAGCAGCGCGAAGTACGTCGAGACGGTCAGCCCGAACGCCACCAGGCCCCAGCGGACCGAGCGCGTGGCGACCACGGCGGGCGCGACGAGCGGACGTCCACCCCGGGCGGCCAATCGGCTCTGGTACAGGGCGAATCCAGCGAGCACCGGTCCACCTGCCCCCAGACAGACCCACGCCCACCACGGCCACCCCGCGTCGCCGCCGAGCACCAGCGGAACGATCACCAACAGGACACCCACCGACAGCAACCCCACGCCGCGCAGGTCCAGTTCGCCCAGCTGCGGCCCCTCTGCCGTACGCACGTCCCGGGGCATCCACCGCAGCGTGGCCAGGACGAGCAGTAGCCCGAGCGGCACGTTGATCAGGAAGATCGGACGCCAGCCGCTCCCCCACAGGTCGGCCGAGATCAGCACACCGCCGAGGAACTGCCCCGCCACGGCGCCGCCGGACAGCGCGAGCGCGTAGTAGCCCAGCGCGCGGGCACGCTGCTCGGGGCCGGGGAAGTGCGTCTGGATACCGCTGAGCACCTGGGGCACCATCAGCGCGGCCCCCACGCCCTGCACGACCCGGGCGACGACGAGGGTGGCGGGGCCCGGCGCCAGGCCGCAGGCGAGGGAAGCGGCGGTGAAGACGCCGAGCCCCCACAGGAACATCCGGCGCTGCCCGTGCACGGCGCCCAGCCGGGCCCCCGTGATCAGCAGGACGGCGAACGCAATCACATAGCTGGAGACGACGAGCGCGACCTGTGCGTCGGTGGCCCCGAGCCGTTGGTGGATGGACGGCGCGGCTGTGTTGACGATCGCGACGTCGACGTTGGCGAGAAACTGCCCGGAGAGCAGCACACCCAGCAGGACCCACCGCTCGCCGGGGGTGCCTTCTTCCTCCGGGCAGTACCTCGCGCCGGCGCGCCCGGTATCGGTGACGGTCTCCTCCATGGCTCCACTGTGCTGGGTGTCCCGGAGCGTGACCGGCGGAATTCGGACGCCGCGTTCGCTGACAGTTTCAGCCTCGTACGCGGGGCTCCCCCCGGGGTAACCATGGCTTCTGGCAGGTGCCTGAACTCATCGCTCCTGGTCAGAAATCCCCCGACAACAGACTGCGCCAGATCCATCCCTCTTCGAGAATGGTGCTTCGCACGGGCCGTTTCATATCCGCACTGTCGAAGCTGAACGACTCCTGCAACCGGCGACGGCCATCGGGACCTCGCTCGACGGTCCAGTCCTTGGACAAGGACCTCCCGGGCCCCCGGCTCGCCTGATGCCCGATCTTCATCCGGGGCGGGTCCCCGTACCAGGTGATCTCCCGCTGTTCCTCGATGGCCCGGACCTCGCGCTCTTCGGGGAAGAAACGCATCCGGATCGTCAGGGTGCGTGTCAGCTGACTCAGACTGAAAAAGTGCCGGAAGGCCGGCTCCGCGAGCCGCCACTCCGCCACGAGGTCGGCGCCCTCGGGGGCGCCGTCGCGTACGGCCCAGGGAACGTCCGGGCCGTTGAGGCCGAACAGGGCGGCCTTCACCTCTTCCACGGGACACGGCTGCACACCCGCGGCGGGTTGCTTCACCTCTTCCTTGAAACCCGGCAGACGCAGCAGACGAAACAGACCCATCACCCCACCGTATGAGTCAGGCAACTATCGGCCCAAGGGGAGGGGTCGCGGCGGCGCACGGAGCCGGCGGAGTACCGCTTTTGCTCGGCAGGATCGCCGAACGGGAGCCGCGCGTCGACCACCAGGCGCCCACACGCAGCCTGCGGCGCCGCCTGCTACTGCCCCGAGAGGTCTGTGCGTTCGGCGAGACGCGTACGTACTCAGCCGACTGAGGCCACCCCGTATCGGGCGGGGCCTCGAAGTTCCGGTTCATCACCGGCTACGTTGAAGAGCGCCCGGTGCGGCTCTGGTTGCTCTGCCGTCAGACCGCGAAGCGCGGCGGTGACGGCAGCCAACGCCGTCTGCTCGACCTCTGCGCGCTCCAGGTACTTGGGGAAGCGGTGTCGGCGCAGCGTCCGACGGAGCGCGGGAACGGTCATGCCCACCGCCGACCAGAGGCCAGGGCTCGCCCAGGTCTTGGACACGGTGGTGAACCACCTCGCTCCAGAGCTGCTCGGACCGGTCGATGCCCCTGGATGTGCCAGCCGGGCGCGCACCCTGTCTGCCGGCCAGGCGTCCGCTGCGGTTTGCCCGCATACCAGGTGCGGGGGAAGGCGCAGCGTACGGGGAGCAGCTGCGAGAGCGAGGAATGCCTTGTCCAAATCGTCAGGTGGTGCAGTGGTGCTCGTTGAGTCCACCGCGCGGCAACGCGTGGCACGGCGCTCGAGTCGCCCGGCTCGGTGGCCCGCGCGGCGGAGCGCAGCTGCCGCCGAGTGACGGCGCCCCGTTTGGCCGAGGTGAGTGCGCGAGTCAGGACTCGACGGGAATGTGTCTTGCATGACATCGCTCACAGCATGCGCCTCCCAGGGGGACGCGCATAGAAGGCGCTCCTTCTGGCAAAAGCACGGTCTTGACCTGCGGCTTTCCATGACATGGACAGCCACAGGTTGGTGCCCCCGGCAGGAGCCGCAAAACATGGCTGGTCGTGCACGCGGCGCTGACCTGTGCATTTGCGCCGTAGTGGCGGTGGAGGGGCGGACCCGGCTGGTGCCGCTGGCCTGAATGTGAACAAATAATCGAATAGGTCCAGTGCTCGAAGCGCCTCCGGACAGGTTCGACGCAGATGGGAACAGTCCGCGGCGGGGGCGGCACCCCTGAACGCCCCCGACCCCGCCACCTTCCACGGCGGCGAGGCCGGCTACACCGGCTACCCCACCCACATCGCCTGAGCAGAGCACCCGGTACCGGGGGGGGAACGTCTCTCTCCCCCCCCCCCCCCCGGGCACCCAGGCACGGCTGCGACACACCAGCCTCACAATTGACGAGGCACCAGGGGGCGGCGGGCCGCCGCCGAGCGGAATTTCGATGCACCCCTCGTTGTCCCGGCTGCCATCCACGGACCGAGGGCCCCTGCCCGCGGAATCACGCCTGCGGGGCGGGCACCGGGAAGAGCATGCAACTGCTGGTGGCGTGGGCGAGCAGTCGGTCCGTCGCGTCGACCAACTGCGCTTGGGCGAGAGCGGTTTGGCGGCCCTTGCTGACGACCGTGCCGATGGCGCGCACCGGGCCCGTATCCGCAGTGACCCGCCGCAGGAACTTCACGGTCAGGTCGAGCGAGGTGTATGCCATGCCCCGCGGGAGGGTGGACTGAACGGCGCAGCCCGCCGCCGAGTCGAGCAGAGTGGCGAAGATGCCGCCGTGGACGCTGCCGATCGGGTTGTAGTGCTCCTCGCCCGGTGTCAGCGAGAAGGTCGCCCTGCCGGGCTCCACCTCGTCCAGGGCGAAGTCGACGGTGTAGCTGATCGGCGCCCTCGGCAGCCGCCCCGCCTGCACCTCGCGCAGGAAGTCGATGCCGGCCATGCGCCCGGCGGCCTCCGCCGAGATCGCGGGATCGTCCCAGTGATACGTACGCGTTCGCCCCACGGTCCAGCGCCCTTCCCTCTGACTGTCAGCTGACTTTTTCGAGTGAAGCTAGGCTTTCGCTCACCTGACTGTCAATGGCGAAGGCAGCTCCGTACGATGGGGGGATGGAGTGGCTTGAGGCGAGCACGGAGAACTGCCCCGTCCAGCGAACGCTCGACGTGATCGGGGAGAAATGGACGTTGCTGATCCTGCGTGACGCTGTCAACGGGGTCCGCCGCTTCGACGACTTCCACTGCCACATCGGCCTGTCGGAAGCCGTCCTCAGCGACCGCCTCCGCAAGCTGACTTCGGCCGGCATCCTGAAGACCGTCCCCTACCGGGAGCCGGGCAGCCGCTCCCGCAACGAATACCGCCTGACCCGCAAGGGCTGGGACCTGTGGCCCGTTCTGATGGCGCTGACCCAGTGGGGCGAGGCATACACCCTCGGCTCCGAGGGTCCTGTACTGGATGTCCGCCACACCGAATGCGACGCCCCGGTCCGCGTCGTCGTCGAGTGCTCCACGGAACACTTCACCCTCACTCCCCGTGACGTCACCGCCCGGCTGGGAACAGGCGCCCGCCTCCGGTCGTGAGCCGTCGACCCCGCAGTCGCGGGCCGGACAGTGGTGAGACTTCAGCTGAGTGCTGCGTACTCAGCCGCTCTCAGATCCTCCGGCCGCGCGGGACCGGGCATGGTCCGGGTCGGGTCGCCACCGGCCCCGGCGGTCATGCCGGCCGAGGGCGGCGGTCCGGGGCGCTGCGCTTGTCGGCGCGTGCCTCGCGCAACGCGGACTTGTTGATCCGGTTCGACGGCACTTGACCGTTGGCCAGGGTCAGGTTGTCGGAAAGGAGGTAATGGGCGCTGGACGAGTCAGGCGCAGGGCGGTGTGGGAGGCAGGAGCAGGAGCGATGCAGTCGTAGCTGAACGCACCTGGAACAGCGGCAGGAGGGCCGGCTGGTGATTGGCCGCGATGTCGACGGGGAGGCTCGCCGGCTGGACTGAGACCTTGGCGTCGGCCGCTCGCAGCACGGTGAGTACGTCCTCGACGGCTGTGGCGACATCGCTGTCGAACGGACGCGACGGATCCTCGGCCCGGACGGCGACCCGAGTGCCGGCGAGCTTGGTCGCGTGCGGCGGTGCGCGCGCGAAGCTGAAGCCGCCGTCGTGGTCGGCAGTCCCGGCCGTCGTCTGCCGGCCCAGGACGAGATCGCGGGCGTCGCGGACCTGCGCGCCACCGCAGACCGTGCCGACGTCCGTCCACCGTCCCGATCCGGCAGGCGCGCGGATCTTGCAACTGCCGCGCCCGTACCGCTCGGTCAGACCTTCGTCTTCTCCCGGACCCACGCGCCGATCTGTGCGATGGCGGCGTCGACCTCCGGAATTCGGCCGGCACCGTAGACGTACGAGTGCTGGCCTCCGGGGACCACGACGGTCGCCGTGTCGATTCCGGCGTCCTTGACGCGGGCGGCGAACTCCTCGTCCTCGCCGGCCAGGACCTCGTACGTTCCCCAGGAGACGAGGGTGGGGGGCAGACCGCTCAGGTCCGCCCGGTTCAGATTGATCCTTTTGTCCGTGAACTCGATGCCCGTGCCGCCGATCCAGGACTCCCGGAAGAACTCCAGCAGACCTTTGCTGAGTATCTTGTCCGTCTCGGCGTTGGCCGCCATGGTCTCGTTGGCGATCTCCAGGTCGCACCAGGGTGAGATCGACACGATGGCACCGGGCAGCGGCTGCTTCTTGTCGCGGAGGCGAAGCGCCAGGGCGACAGCGATGAACCCGCCGATCGAGTGGCCGATCGTGATGATGTGTCCCGGCTCATACCCTTCGGACAGCAGCCAGTTGAAGGCCGCCTCCGCGTCGTCCACCTGCGCCGGGTACTTGTGTTCCGGTGCTCGCCGGAAGTCCAGGACCAGCACGGGGGTCCCTGCGGCCTTGGCGATATGGCCGGCGAGCTTTCGGTCGACGAACGCCGACGACAGAACGGAGCCCCCTGCGTGACCGTGCAGGAGGACGTGGTCGGTGTTGGCGTCGACGGGTTCGCACCAGATTCCCAGTACGCCACCCGCCTCCACCTCCCGATAGGTGACGCCTTCCGGCTCCCGGGCCGTGAGATGGACGCCCTCCGACACGATGCGCATCGCATCCAACTCGGACTCGGGAATCGCCAGTCCGGCCATAAAGTCCGCGAATTCGCTCGCTTCCGGGCTCAGTTCAACTGCAGCGTGATCAGACACGTGGCACCTCCAAGGGGCCATTTGGGCATACCGGCCCGCCAGGACCGGTATCGCCGGGGTTTGTCAGGCGGTGTGGGTGGGGTAGTCGGTGTAGCCGGCCTCGCCGCCGCCGTAGAAGGTGGCGGGGTCCGGGGTGTTCAGCGGTGCGCCGGTGCGTACGCGCTCGACGAGGTCGGGGTTGGCGAGGGCCATCACACCGACGGTGACGATGTCGGCCAGGCCGTCTTCGATGTCCTTCGCGCGGGTGGCGATGTCGGTGCCGGCCCGGTTGAGAACCAAGGTGTTCGGCCACAGCTGGCGGAGGGTGTGCAGGAGTTCGTCGTCGCCGCCGTGGCCGAGGTGCAGGTAGGCGAGGTCGAGCGGGGCGAGGGCGCGCACGAGTGCCGGGTACAGCTCGTGGGTGTCGCTCTCCGCGATGTCGTTGAACGGGTTGCCGGGAGAGATCCGGAAGCCGGTGCGGCCGGCGCCGATCTCCTCGGCCACGGCGGTGGCGACCTCGACGGCGAAACGGATGCGGTTGTCGATGGAGCCGCCGTACTGGTCGGTGCGCTGGTTGGTGTTGGTGGCGAGGAACTGGTGCACGAGGTAGCCGTTGGCTCCGTGGATCTCGACGCCGTCGGCGCCGGCCGCGATGCCGGCCGCCGCGGCGCGCCGGAAGTCCTCGACCGTCGCGGCGACCTCCTCGGTGGCCAGCTCGCGCGGTACCGGCATCTCCAGAGGGCCGGACGGGGTGAACATGGTGCCCGCCGGCTGGACCGGGGAGGGGGCGACCGGCTGCCGGTGGTGGGGGGTGTTGTCGGGGTGGGACATCCGTCCGGCGTGCATGAGCTGGATGACGATGCGTCCGTCGACGCCGTGCACGGCGTCGGTGACCTTGCGCCACCCCGCGATGTGCTCCTCGGAGTAGATGCCGGGGGTGAGCAGGTAGCCCTGGCCGTCGGCGTTGGGCTGGGTGCCCTCGGTGATGATGAGGGCGTGCGAGGCGCGTTGGGCGTAGTACTCGGCGTTCAGCTCGGTGGGTATGCCTTCCGGGGTGGACCGGTCCCGCGTCATGGGAGCCATCGCAAGCCGGTGCGACAGGGAGATCTTCCCGGCGACGATCGGGTTCCACAGGGCATTGAGCATGGGGGATTCCTCAGGTTATGGGTGGCGGATCGCTAAGAGGCGGGGTGGTCACCGTGTGGGCGTGGCCGGCCGGGTGGGGATCCGTCGCCGTCCTGCTTTCTGAGCCCGATGACCACCTGTCATGAGCTGGGCCGGACAGAACGTCATCGACACGCAAATAATATTACGACTGTAATTCTATGCGGTGCGGCTGCCGAGGGCAAGCAGGGCACTCGCCACCGAGGGTGAGGGTGGGAGGGTGTAGCGCGCCCACGCTGCCGGGGTAGGGCGAAGCGCACTTCGGGCCTGTCGCGAGAGAATGCGGGGGCGGGCGGTCGGTGGGGGCGCCGGCTCCCTGGTGGTCAGGCCGAGCAGCGGCAGGTCGTCGTCGGCCGATGGCGGCGGTGGTCAAAGGTGGCGATGGCTGGGCCTCGTCGGCGCAGTGATCGGCGTGGTGAGGTGACCGGCGCGAAGCTGAAGCCGCGGTACGCCCGTCGCCCGGCACGATTGCTTCGCCTGTCGCGCCTGGTAAGGCGACCTTGGTGCGATTGCCGCGGGTGGGGCATGGGGCACCGGCGCACCGGCGGCGGCTGTGAGCGGGAGAGCGGTCCCAGGCGCAGGGCGAAGCGGCCCGCTCCGTAAACGCGTACGCGGCGGATCTCGGCGGACGGGAGTAGGTCGACGGTGTCCTGGGCGATGAGCGCCGGCGCCCCTGTGGAGTGGTCGGCGAGGGGCATGGTGACGGCCGGCGCTATGAGCCTCGCCGACGAGGGTGCTTCAGGTGCCGGCTCTGTGCCTGCCCTCGCTGATGAAGCCGGACGCTCGCCCGTCGTCCTTGCTGCAGAGGTGGCAACTGCCGACGAGGCGGCCGACCGGCACCGCTGTCGACTCTTTGGATTACGTTCGCAATACCATTAGACTGGGTGAAGTTGGTCAAGGGCAACCGGTCCTTCCGGCCGGCGAAGGAGCGTGTGCTGTGGTGCGGTATGGAAAAGAGCACAAGCGGGAGACGAGGCGGCGGATCATCGAGACGGCGGGCCGCCGGTTCAAGCAGGACGGTATCGACGGCTCCGGGGTCTCGACGCTCATGAAGGACGCGGGGCTCACCAACGGGGCCTTCTACGCTCACTTCGAATCCAAAGACGACCTCGTCACCACGGCAATCGCCGACCAGCTGAAGGCGCAGGCCGAGAACGTCGTCGCGCGGGCTGCGCCTGGCCGTGCCGGACTCGAGCAGATTGTGCGCGGGTACCTGTCACCCCAGCACCGCGACAGCCTTGGCGACGGCTGCCCCAACGCGGCTCTGCTCGACGAGATCGGGCGCTGCACCGACACCACCAGGCAGGCGTACACCGACGGCGTGCGGATCCTGATCGACGGCATAGCCGCCCGCATGGCGCCCGAGGCCCCGTCCTCCGCACATGTGAAGGCGCTCAGCCTCCTCGGCCTGATGGCCGGGACACTGCAGCTTTCCCGCGCCTTGACCGACAGCCAACTCGCCAACGACCTCCTTGTTCAGGGGATCGACAACGCCCTCGCCCTGCTGGACGCCGGACAGCGTGTCTGACGCACCACATCCCAGGTGCTGTAACCGGGAAGGTTCGCCGGGTTGGCCGGCGGTGGGGCCGGACTGTTGGCCGGGCCGGCCGGTGGGGAGCCTGTAGCGCCGGCCTTCCTGCCACCCGAAGGGG
This sequence is a window from Streptomyces sp. NBC_01775. Protein-coding genes within it:
- a CDS encoding HAD family hydrolase, producing the protein MTDTTDTTAVDKVALFDLDGTLVDTEPRSRAAWAMLFAAHGVPVEPHTLDAFAGRPGKEAIGAHLAAFPGRTAKGLYTEALAYSARPDMPHARPVPGAVDLLTRLRAAGVPMAVVTSGTKEYAHKELAALGVLDLLDALVTADDVERGKPDPEGCLLACTLLGTRPEHAVVFEDAPAGVTAARKAGAFCVAVTVTQPATALADADRVIPDLTGVTWPIVP
- a CDS encoding MFS transporter, with amino-acid sequence MEETVTDTGRAGARYCPEEEGTPGERWVLLGVLLSGQFLANVDVAIVNTAAPSIHQRLGATDAQVALVVSSYVIAFAVLLITGARLGAVHGQRRMFLWGLGVFTAASLACGLAPGPATLVVARVVQGVGAALMVPQVLSGIQTHFPGPEQRARALGYYALALSGGAVAGQFLGGVLISADLWGSGWRPIFLINVPLGLLLVLATLRWMPRDVRTAEGPQLGELDLRGVGLLSVGVLLVIVPLVLGGDAGWPWWAWVCLGAGGPVLAGFALYQSRLAARGGRPLVAPAVVATRSVRWGLVAFGLTVSTYFALLFVLALYLQQGLGKSPEYSGMAMLTWVAAFGLAGPVLPRVPERLRRMVPVVGCLLLAAGYAGVWAYLLAGQRSGPLLFLLLAPGGLGLGLGNNALIAHMTSAVPGRYAADLSGVISTNGQISGALGVAALGSWYLALASGGAAAAAHALQWVVAGFAALALCAAVAALRATGTTAEEGHVRTGTLGEMT
- a CDS encoding PaaI family thioesterase; translation: MGRTRTYHWDDPAISAEAAGRMAGIDFLREVQAGRLPRAPISYTVDFALDEVEPGRATFSLTPGEEHYNPIGSVHGGIFATLLDSAAGCAVQSTLPRGMAYTSLDLTVKFLRRVTADTGPVRAIGTVVSKGRQTALAQAQLVDATDRLLAHATSSCMLFPVPAPQA
- a CDS encoding winged helix-turn-helix transcriptional regulator, yielding MEWLEASTENCPVQRTLDVIGEKWTLLILRDAVNGVRRFDDFHCHIGLSEAVLSDRLRKLTSAGILKTVPYREPGSRSRNEYRLTRKGWDLWPVLMALTQWGEAYTLGSEGPVLDVRHTECDAPVRVVVECSTEHFTLTPRDVTARLGTGARLRS
- a CDS encoding alpha/beta hydrolase gives rise to the protein MSDHAAVELSPEASEFADFMAGLAIPESELDAMRIVSEGVHLTAREPEGVTYREVEAGGVLGIWCEPVDANTDHVLLHGHAGGSVLSSAFVDRKLAGHIAKAAGTPVLVLDFRRAPEHKYPAQVDDAEAAFNWLLSEGYEPGHIITIGHSIGGFIAVALALRLRDKKQPLPGAIVSISPWCDLEIANETMAANAETDKILSKGLLEFFRESWIGGTGIEFTDKRINLNRADLSGLPPTLVSWGTYEVLAGEDEEFAARVKDAGIDTATVVVPGGQHSYVYGAGRIPEVDAAIAQIGAWVREKTKV
- a CDS encoding alkene reductase, yielding MLNALWNPIVAGKISLSHRLAMAPMTRDRSTPEGIPTELNAEYYAQRASHALIITEGTQPNADGQGYLLTPGIYSEEHIAGWRKVTDAVHGVDGRIVIQLMHAGRMSHPDNTPHHRQPVAPSPVQPAGTMFTPSGPLEMPVPRELATEEVAATVEDFRRAAAAGIAAGADGVEIHGANGYLVHQFLATNTNQRTDQYGGSIDNRIRFAVEVATAVAEEIGAGRTGFRISPGNPFNDIAESDTHELYPALVRALAPLDLAYLHLGHGGDDELLHTLRQLWPNTLVLNRAGTDIATRAKDIEDGLADIVTVGVMALANPDLVERVRTGAPLNTPDPATFYGGGEAGYTDYPTHTA
- a CDS encoding TetR/AcrR family transcriptional regulator; this translates as MVRYGKEHKRETRRRIIETAGRRFKQDGIDGSGVSTLMKDAGLTNGAFYAHFESKDDLVTTAIADQLKAQAENVVARAAPGRAGLEQIVRGYLSPQHRDSLGDGCPNAALLDEIGRCTDTTRQAYTDGVRILIDGIAARMAPEAPSSAHVKALSLLGLMAGTLQLSRALTDSQLANDLLVQGIDNALALLDAGQRV